One Pseudochaenichthys georgianus chromosome 4, fPseGeo1.2, whole genome shotgun sequence DNA window includes the following coding sequences:
- the adgrl4 gene encoding adhesion G protein-coupled receptor L4 yields the protein MDYVTSQPTAVCAKSRIETSASMESLLKSPMKLILLTAWLSSLMDLCSFSDICDSCHRLATCKALNGSNDACFCNHGYTGDGTTFCNDDNECQNVTNICGERGSCTNTAGSYNCTCVSGYTSTGLAEFQPNDGTECIDIDECQSGQICGPNSRCHNKNGSFDCTCQRDYIPTSGTKHFDPETGVRCKEHPLKYCHDNIGCITQTVNKTLEYMSNITEPQSLLKEIVKQTSGELTSVQVIAYVEALCRSASTLSAEGKDSTVKPSVINSTLTKLVKAVNNLVEKDELVAWSRMKEERREHTITKLLHTVEESALSLANNYKTPTELEIKATEMELKLFTFNARHTKAKLSVTMGGDHINLTPKLRPEEDRNGSVSAVFVRYDSISDILKPSSDPGVTDYSRYAEAGEITVNSQVIAAAVRPADVYRLDHVTFTLRHNEPVDTQADVTTCAFWEYEADLLRGRWATHGCRTLHVTSNATTCSCTHLTHFAILMSSGRANLVAHRTVLTRITQLGMIISLICLSMCIFTFWFFSEIQSTRTTIHKNLCCSLFMAEFVFLVGINMNTHKLFCSVIAGLLHYFFLAAFAWMCIEGIHLYLIVVGVIYNKGFLHRNFYIFGYGSPAVVVAISATLGSKYYGTDKVCWLSTENHFIWSFIGPACLIILVNLLAFGVIIYKVYRHTAVKKPEISHYQNIRSCARGALALLFVLGATWTFGVLHILHETTLTAYLFTITNAFQGMFIFIFLCVLSRKIQEEYYRLFKNMPCCFECLR from the exons ATGGACTACGTCACTAGCCAGCCCACCGCAGTCTGTGCTAAAAGTAGAATCGAGACCAGCGCAAGTATGGAGTCTTTGCTCAAGTCCCCAATGAAACTTATACTTTTGACAG CATGGCTTTCCAGTCTGATGGACCTATGCAGCTTCTCTGACATTTGTGATTCTTGTCACCGACTTGCAACATGCAAGGCCCTGAACGGATCAAACGATGCCTGCTTCTGCAACCATGGATATACTGGCGATGGAACAACGTTTTGCAACG ATGACAACGAGTGCCAGAATGTGACCAATATTTGCGGGGAGAGGGGGAGCTGCACCAACACAGCAGGCAGCTACAACTGTACATGTGTCTCTGGATACACATCGACAGGACTGGCCGAGTTCCAGCCCAACGATGGCACTGAATGCATCG ATATTGATGAATGCCAGTCAGGACAGATCTGTGGACCAAACTCACGCTGCCATAATAAGAATGGATCCTTCGATTGCACCTGTCAGCGTGATTACATCCCAACTTCAGGCACTAAGCACTTTGATCCAGAGACAGGCGTAAGATGTAAAG AGCATCCCCTAAAATACTGCCACGACAACATCGGGTGTATCACACAGACTGTCAACAAAACACTTGAATAT ATGAGCAACATCACGGAGCCTCAGAGTCTACTGAAGGAAATCGTCAAGCAGACGTCCGGCGAGCTCACATCGGTGCAAGTGATCGCATATGTTGAGGCCTTGTGTCGATCTGCATCAACCCTGAGTGCGGAGGGAAAGGATTCCACTGTCAAACCGTCCGTCATCAACTCCACTCTCACA aaattgGTGAAAGCAGTAAACAACTTGGTGGAGAAGGATGAACTGGTGGCTTGGAGCCGAATGAAAGAAGAGCGCCGGGAACATACCATCACCAAGCTGCTACACACTGTTGAAGAAAGTGCTCTGAGTCTGGCTAATAACTACAAGACTCCAACTGAGCTTGAAATCAAAGCCACGGAAATGG AATTGAAACTCTTCACTTTTAATGCTCGTCACACAAAAGCCAAACTGTCTGTTACAATGGGAGGAGATCACATCAATCTAACTCCCAAACTGAGACCAGAGGAGGACAGAAATG GAAGTGTGTCAGCGGTGTTTGTGCGGTACGACAGCATCAGTGACATCCTGAAGCCGAGCAGCGACCCAGGTGTCACCGACTACTCGCGCTATGCAGAGGCTGGGGAAATCACCGTCAACTCCCAAGTCATCGCAGCAGCCGTCAGACCTGCTGACGTCTACCGACTTGACCATGTCACCTTCACTCTCAGACACAACGAG CCCGTCGACACGCAGGCCGATGTGACCACTTGTGCGTTTTGGGAGTACGAGGCGGACCTCCTGAGGGGCCGCTGGGCCACGCACGGCTGCAGGACCCTCCACGTCACCAGCAACGCCACCACCTGCTCCTGCACCCACCTCACACACTTCGCCATCCTCATGTCCTCGGGGCGAGCCAAT CTGGTGGCCCACCGCACCGTGCTGACCCGGATCACACAGCTGGGGATGATCATCTCCCTCATCTGTCTGTCCATGTGCATCTTCACCTTCTGGTTCTTCAGCGAGATCCAGAGCACCCGCACCACCATCCACAAGAACCTGTGCTGCAGCCTGTTCATGGCCGAGTTTGTCTTCCTGGTGGGGAtcaacatgaacacacacaag CTCTTCTGCTCGGTGATTGCGGGGCTGCTGCACTATTTCTTCCTGGCGGCCTTTGCCTGGATGTGCATCGAGGGCATCCATCTGTACTTAATAGTTGTTGGCGTCATCTACAACAAAGGCTTCCTGCACCGTAACTTCTACATCTTCGGCTACGGGAGCCCGGCGGTGGTCGTTGCCATCTCGGCGACGCTCGGCTCCAAGTATTACGGCACTGACAAAGT GTGCTGGCTGAGCACAGAAAATCACTTTATTTGGAGTTTCATTGGCCCGGCGTGTTTGATCATTCTG GTTAATCTCTTGGCTTTTGGAGTCATCATCTACAAAGTGTACCGGCACACTGCTGTGAAGAAGCCTGAAATCAGCCACTATCAAAACATCAG gtccTGTGCCCGCGGGGCCCTCGCTCTGCTCTTCGTGCTCGGGGCCACCTGGACCTTCGGGGTCCTGCACATCCTGCACGAGACCACCCTCACTGCGTACCTGTTCACCATCACCAACGCCTTCCAGGGGATGTTCATCTTCATCTTCCTCTGTGTGCTGTCCAGAAAG ATTCAGGAGGAGTACTACAGGCTTTTCAAAAACATGCCTTGTTGTTTTGAATGCCTGAGATGA